A genomic window from Punica granatum isolate Tunisia-2019 chromosome 2, ASM765513v2, whole genome shotgun sequence includes:
- the LOC116197862 gene encoding probable serine/threonine-protein kinase PBL7, whose translation MDSPDAEYRRKERTALAIIIVMASLALASLLVAFSYYCYIRNKVSKRHHKHHHHHQHQHQHQTKGFDHEEKGLIQVTSEKGLQVFSFKQLHSATGGFSKSNVVGHGGFGSVYRGVLSDGRKVAVKLMDQAGKQGEEEFQVEVELLSRLRSPYLLALLGYCSDSNHKLLVYEFMANGGLQEHLYPVSHSNAVYLKLDWETRLRIALEAAKGLEYLHEHINPPVIHRDFKSSNILLDKNFHTKVSDFGLAKLGPEKAGGHVSTRVLGTQGYVAPEYALTGHLTTKSDVYSYGVVLLELLTGRVPVDMKRPPGEGVLVTWALPQLTDRDKVVQIMDPRLEGQYSLKEVVQVAAIAAMCVQPEADYRPLMADVVQSLVPLVKTHRLSSKVGASSSSLHSTRSPTPHEPHKASI comes from the exons ATGGACTCGCCGGACGCAGAGTACCGGAGAAAGGAGCGCACCGCGCTGGCGATTATCATCGTCATGGCCTCCCTCGCCCTGGCCTCCCTGCTCGTGGCCTTCAGCTACTACTGCTACATCCGGAACAAGGTCTCCAAGCGTCACCACAAGcaccatcaccatcaccaGCACCAGCACCAGCACCAGA CTAAAGGGTTTGATCATGAGGAGAAGGGTTTGATCCAAGTTACTTCTGAGAAAGGACTTCAGGTCTTCTCCTTTAAGCAGCTGCATTCAGCAACTGGGGGTTTCAGCAAGTCAAATGTAGTTGGACATGGTGGCTTTGGTTCGGTTTACAGAGGAGTGCTTAGCGATGGCAGAAAAGTTGCTGTTAAGTTGATGGATCAGGCAGGGAAGCAAGGAGAGGAGGAATTTCAAGTAGAG GTGGAGTTGCTGAGTAGGCTGCGCTCTCCATACTTGCTGGCTTTGCTTGGTTATTGTTCTGATAGTAATCACAAACTGCTAGTGTATGAGTTCATGGCAAATGGCGGTCTGCAGGAACATTTGTATCCAGTGAGCC ATTCTAATGCTGTCTACTTGAAGTTGGATTGGGAAACTCGCTTGAGAATAGCCTTGGAAGCTGCAAAAGGCCTAGAATATCTTCATGAGCATATTAATCCTCCCGTGATCCACCGAGATTTCAAGAGCAGCAATATCCTCTTGGATAAGAACTTCCATACTAAGGTTTCTGATTTCGGACTGGCAAAATTGGGACCTGAAAAAGCTGGTGGTCATGTCTCTACACGAGTTTTGGGGACCCAGGGATATGTCGCCCCCGA aTATGCATTAACGGGGCACCTGACCACTAAATCAGATGTCTATAGCTATGGGGTTGTTCTGTTGGAGCTGCTCACCGGCAGAGTTCCTGTCGACATGAAGAGACCTCCTGGGGAAGGGGTTCTTGTCACTTGG GCATTGCCTCAGCTGACGGACCGAGACAAGGTTGTCCAGATTATGGACCCGAGGCTGGAGGGTCAGTATTCCCTCAAGGAGGTTGTTCAGGTGGCGGCAATTGCAGCAATGTGCGTGCAGCCTGAGGCTGACTACAGGCCGCTCATGGCCGATGTTGTGCAATCCTTGGTCCCTCTCGTGAAGACTCACCGCTTATCTTCTAAGGTAGGCGCTTCCTCAAGTAGCCTGCACTCCACCAGGTCACCCACTCCACACGAGCCTCACAAGGCAAGCATATGA
- the LOC116195709 gene encoding uncharacterized protein LOC116195709 → MAALKLLLSQARRHSLSRSSSLLLRPPPSLQLSKSLSSVPESDEPDDPRRPQPVPIQSVSYPAKPKQEEPASSEASPPQDAQPPAQSQMPLEESPGFRSRSPWSQEDLRYMKDAGPRIAPVSYPTRVAPLPEDKASREQKDEEMQDERRWIEEDRRAAGMRRRMSSRMFVEEGEDAPPFPTLLKVTKNESKPVYDLAEAIRLVKTNAKANFDETVEAHVRLGIERKRSDLIVRGSMVLPHGEGMKVSKIAFLGEGTDAEEARAAGADIVGGIELVEEIANSGGKFDVQKCFTTPDFMRHVLKIAKILKPLGLLPNAKQGTLVTDVSQAVRDAKRSNIDFKMDKTSNVHVGLGKVSLPEESLRENIGAFVNALLRAKPAGLKKTSKYAGYVNAFHICSTMGPGYSVSIQSLSKAADHHSKVHLS, encoded by the exons ATGGCCGCTCTCAAGCTCCTCCTCTCTCAGGCTCGCCGCCACTCCCTCTCCAGAtcctcctccctcctcctccgcccTCCTCCATCCCTCCAACTCTCCAAATCACTCTCCTCAGTACCAGAATCCGATGAGCCCGATGATCCCCGGCGACCGCAGCCCGTACCGATCCAGTCGGTCTCTTACCCTGCAAAGCCCAAGCAAGAAGAGCCTGCATCTTCCGAAGCCTCGCCACCACAGGATGCTCAGCCGCCGGCGCAGTCCCAAATGCCGTTGGAGGAATCCCCGGGCTTCCGTAGTCGGTCCCCGTGGTCTCAGGAGGACCTGCGGTACATGAAGGACGCCGGTCCGAGGATAGCACCGGTGTCATACCCGACGCGTGTGGCTCCGTTGCCCGAGGACAAGGCTTCCCGTGAGCAGAAGGATGAGGAGATGCAGGACGAGAGGAGGTGGATAGAGGAAGATAGACGAGCCGCGGGGATGCGGAGGAGGATGTCCTCTAGAATGTTCGTGGAAGAGGGAGAGGATGCGCCGCCATTTCCAACTTTATTGAAGGTGACGAAGAATGAGAGTAAGCCTGTCTATGATTTAGCCGAGGCAATCCGGCTCGTCAAG ACTAATGCAAAAGCTAACTTCGACGAAACTGTTGAAGCGCACGTACGGTTGGGCATCGAACGAAAGCGGAGTGACCTG ATAGTTCGTGGTAGCATGGTCTTACCACATGGCGAAGGGATGAAG GTTTCCAAGATAGCATTCCTTGGGGAGGGAACAGACGCCGAGGAAGCTAGAGCTGCTGGAGCTGATATTGTTGGTGGCATTGAACTTGTTGAGGAAATAGCCAACA GTGGTGGCAAGTTTGATGTCCAGAAGTGTTTCACTACTCCAGACTTTATGCGCCACGTCTTAAAG ATAGCGAAGATTCTTAAACCTCTGGGTTTACTCCCAAATGCCAAG CAAGGTACTTTGGTCACAGATGTAAGTCAAGCagtgagagatgcaaagagaAGTAACATCGATTTTAAAATGGATAAAACATCAAATGTTCATGTGGGACTTGGAAAG GTCAGTCTGCCTGAGGAGTCTTTACGCGAGAATATTGGTGCTTTTGTAAATGCTCTTCTACGTGCAAAGCCTGCTGGGCTGAAGAAAA CTTCCAAATATGCAGGATATGTGAATGCCTTCCATATTTGCAGCACG ATGGGTCCCGGGTATTCTGTTTCGATACAGTCACTATCAAAAGCTGCCGATCACCACAGCAAGGTCCACCTTAGCTGA
- the LOC116195708 gene encoding sec1 family domain-containing protein MIP3: MAVVDVAIACLDSISQLSEHIKDSVLYLDGGCTESFQYLGAFPSLLSLGARAICSLENMSPLDLVVDWNSKLGPSRNIVVMTSRLLSDAHRYILRCLSSHRAVRHCTIFTSISEIAHSAYPDSPLGPDAFHEYEMLLVQDFEELIKKRRSKPGESRDNNFPETKPVEYEGWLQFTSNDEDIPDLEVTSSGKKLFEDNFASHTDDVRQNLVVSVHHFPLILCPLSPRAFVLPSEGSVAEACLSLEHEDSLSQGLPPLSSRMPSDGDDAPPGATLTAHFLYQLAAKMDLKMEIFSLGSSSKMVGKILTDMSSLYDVGRRKRSAGLLLIDRTLDLLTPCCHGDSLVDRIVSCLPRRERTAATAPAKGSQIPLKQVMGNLQRAPLDVQIPLGEVLSGEDDKVNDNRLLKGIDSFLRGWNSDRFDSKNVGSVNGNSNIQNRESISSQMELLKGSIVATESLRGTPYLEALLDRRTKDGAVLVKKWLQEALRRENINVNVKIRPGFASRSELLLMIKALAKSQSSLVRNKALIQFSAATVIALDESNSARWDALISAEKILNASAGDTSQSLAIQIDDLINKSAFLGSKGQKIGTKEKSQCPFSLRDALLLTVVGYILAGENFPTSGLSGPFSWQEERLLKEAIIDAVLENPDVAELKFLYSLKGELEANRKRISSDEDKDKSAKEPDIDDFDDDQWGSWGDEDADQSKDQSYGDMQLKLELRDRVDALFKLLHKLSSLKSRNNPFGEGTYSLESGFGIDPSSTKGFLYKLITRILSKSDVPGLEYHSSAVGRLFKSGFGRFGLGQAKPSLADQNVILVFVIGGINCVEVREVQEAVSESGMPDMELLLGGTTLLTPSDMLELLLGQYSYI; the protein is encoded by the exons ATGGCCGTGGTCGATGTCGCCATTGCTTGCCTCGATTCCATCAGTCAA CTATCAGAGCACATCAAGGATAGCGTGCTTTACCTCGATGGAGGATGCACCGAAAGCTTCCAGTATCTTGGAGCCTTTCCATCATTACTTTCCCTGGGTGCACGTGCGATTTGCAGCTTGGAGAACATGTCTCCTCTCGATCTG GTTGTTGACTGGAACTCAAAGTTGGGACCTAGTAGGAACATTGTAGTCATGACATCTCGTCTACTGAGTGATGCACATCGGTATATCTTACGATGCTTGAGCTCGCACCGAGCTGTTCGCCATTGTACTATATTTACATCTATCTCGGAG ATTGCCCATTCAGCATATCCCGATTCACCTTTAGGACCCGATGCATTTCATGAATATGAGATGTTGCTTGTTCAGGATTTCGAAGAGCTTATCAAGAAAAGGCGATCAAAACCTGGGGAGTCGAGAGACAACAACTTTCCCGAAACTAAGCCAGTAGAGTATGAAGGATGGTTGCAATTCACTTCCAACGACGAAGACATCCCTGATCTGGAAGTTACTTCTAGCGGAAAAAAATTGTTTGAAGATAACTTTGCTAGTCATACCGATGATGTACGGCAAAATTTGGTCGTTTCTGTGCATCACTTCCCTTTGATATTGTGTCCTCTTTCACCAAGAGCCTTTGTGTTACCTTCAGAGGGATCTGTTGCTGAAGCATGCTTATCACTCGAGCATGAGGATTCCCTGAGCCAGGGTTTGCCTCCTTTGAGTTCCAGGATGCCCTCTGATGGTGATGATGCTCCTCCAGGGGCAACTCTAACTGCGCATTTTCTTTACCAATTGGCTGCCAAG ATGGATTTGAAGATGGAAATCTTTTCCTTGGGTAGTTCTTCAAAAATGGTTGGGAAAATTTTGACAGACATGTCAAGTCTATATGACGTAGGTCGTCGGAAAAGATCAGCGGGGCTATTACTTATTGACCGAACCCTTGATCTTCTTACTCCTTGCTGTCACGGGGACTCACTTGTTGATAGAATAGTTTCATGTTTGCCTCGAAGAGAGAGAACAGCAGCGACTGCCCCAGCAAAAGGTTCGCAAATTCCGCTCAAACAGGTCATGGGAAACCTTCAGCGAGCTCCTCTCGACGTTCAGATCCCACTTGGTGAAGTTCTAAGTGGAGAGGATGACAAAGTAAATGATAATCGACTTCTCAAAGGGATTGATTCTTTTCTGCGGGGGTGGAATTCTGATCGTTTTGATTCGAAAAATGTTGGTTCAGTAAATGGGAATTCCAACATTCAGAATCGAGAGTCCATTTCTTCTCAGATGGAACTACTTAAAGGCTCCATTGTCGCTACTGAGAGCCTTCGTGGAACACCGTATCTAGAAGCACTTCTAGATAGAAGAACTAAAGATGGGGCAGTTCTAGTTAAGAAGTGGCTCCAAGAAGCTCTACGTCGTGAAAATATCAATGTAAATGTGAAGATTCGACCGGGTTTTGCTTCAAGATCGGAGTTGCTCCTTATGATAAAAGCTCTTGCCAAAAGCCAGTCCTCACTAGTTAGGAACAAGGCACTCATTCAGTTTTCGGCAGCTACAGTAATTGCTCTGGATGAATCAAATAGTGCCAGGTGGGATGCCCTTATAAGTGCTGAGAAAATACTGAATGCAAGTGCTGGAGACACAAGCCAGAGTCTTGCCATTCAAATTGATGATCTTATCAATAAAAGTGCATTTTTGGGTTCGAAAGGGCAGAAAATTGGAACTAAAGAGAAGTCCCAATGTCCTTTCTCTCTCCGAGATGCATTGCTCCTTACTGTTGTAGGATATATATTGGCTGGTGAGAACTTTCCTACATCGGGCCTAAGTGGCCCTTTCTCCTGGCAAGAGGAGCGTCTATTAAAAGAAGCAATTATCGATGCGGTTCTTGAAAACCCTGATGTTGCAGAACTGAAATTCCTCTACAGTCTGAAGGGAGAACTTGAGGCCAACAGAAAGAGGATTAGCTCGGACGAAGACAAAGACAAGTCTGCTAAGGAACCTGATATTGATGACTTTGATGATGATCAGTGGGGTAGCTGGGGAGATGAAGATGCCGATCAAAGTAAGGATCAATCTTACGGTGATATGCAGCTGAAGTTGGAGTTGCGTGACAGAGTTGACGCTCTGTTCAAGTTACTTCACAAGCTATCTAGTTTGAAGAGTAGGAATAATCCATTTGGAGAAGGCACATACTCACTTGAAAGTGGCTTTGGTATTGATCCCAGCTCAACTAAGGGCTTTCTATATAAGCTCATTACGAGGATCTTGAGCAAGTCTGATGTGCCCGGGTTGGAGTATCATTCCTCGGCTGTGGGTCGACTGTTTAAAAGCGGTTTTGGAAGATTCGGCCTCGGGCAG GCAAAGCCGAGCCTCGCCGACCAAAATGTGATTCTGGTGTTTGTCATCGGGGGCATCAACTGTGTCGAG GTACGTGAGGTTCAGGAGGCGGTCTCGGAGAGTGGAATGCCCGATATGGAATTGCTTCTCGGGGGAACAACTCTTCTTACTCCAAGTGACATGCTTGAGTTACTATTAGGACAGTATAGTTACATCTGA